TCACTGCGGGGGAGTAGTAGATGGCTAAGATCCGTCGGGAAAGCGATGCGAAAATAACCGCCATTCAAGTATGTTTAGTACCCTTGGACCTTTAGTGGTAATTGTGTCAGGTTCCGAAAGCTAAAATTATTCCATGCCACGGCGATGTACTTAGATTGCTTGTGCGTTTGAGGAGCCGTTGCACATGTAAGGCTTCATTTGAGGTCATCTTGCTCGTGTCTATCCTTGAAATCTCTGAGATCATCGTGAGAGGAAAGGTTAGGCTTGGTGTATTCATGAATCCACCGTCAGAGTATAACTATTGGGAGAGTGCTCGAGCGATCCTAATAAAAGGAATGGCAGTGAGAATCTTGTGAGAAATCCGTATTTGCGCCGAAATGAAAAGGAACGTGACTTAACGGCCCTCTTGTGCCGATGAGACCGAGATGGTCCGTGCACCTATATAAGCTACTTACCGCTCAAAAATTATTTACTCGTTCCCCATACTTATCCCAATAATGTCTTCCCCCGATACTCTCTCCGTTCCCTCTCGTCCACCACAAGATAGATCGGAATCAGCCCAGAACGCTCTTCTTCACAAGGTCTCTAATCAGCCAGGTTATACCACACCTGTCTTCAAGGGCAAAGAATCGCAGCGCGCCGCCGTCCAGAAACTCATCGCATCCAAGGGTTTCGTCCCACAAGAACTGGTACCGAACGAAGTCAACTGGTTCTACTCTCATCTAGGTATCGATGACACCTACTTCGCCAACGAAAACGAGAATGTCATCTGCGATCATATCATCGCGCTCTTTGGTGCAAAGATTTTAGCCTATACGAAACACGATCCTACCCAGCTCGTCATCGACCTCGAGAAGAtagaagaaggaaaaggcgCGACGTTCATTTATACAAGTCCGCCAGGTTTGACAGTGACGGAGGGTCCTGGAGCAACGTGTGAACCCAGGTATGGATATCGCCTCGTTCTTATCGCCAGTCTTTAATTTTCATCGATCTAATTGTTATCAATAGAATTGACCAACTCTTCTTGGACAATTCAACACCCGAAAACGCATACCGCCTCGAAACTTTCCGATCGACAGGTTCTGTATCTGCAACTGCATCGCAACAACTCCGATGCTACTTCATCACTAAATGTGTCTTCCCGGAAAATCGCAAGGGAACCCAAGACCCACAGGGTAGAGGAACCGATATTCGAAGCGTCAGTGACAAGGTATTTTTAGACAAGGCAACCGAGAACACGCTCGACATTTACCAGAAGGTGCGTATTTACATCTGACAGTCTTCTTATACCTCCTGATTTCGTATATGCGCCTTATAGGTATTGTGGTCAGTTGAGACTCGTTACGGACCCGTCATCGATGTGTTCGAAGTCGAAGGAACGCGTGAACGCCGATTGGTCATTGGGTACAAAATGGGCGGAACTTCGCGCTTCTTCAGCGCTTTATCAAACCTCTATCACTATTATTCATTGTACACTTCGAGGAAGTACGTCGGTGAGTAGGTTCGTATGTTCTTATCAAACTGTAACTCATTCATCGTCAAGAACAATTCTCCAATGGCGTTACAATCATCTCCCTCTACCTGAACCCCATGCCCACCGGTAATGGTGCACCTCCTATCGAACACTCGATTTTCCAGGTCATGAAGGAGGCTTCGTTGCTGTATTGCTTACCGGACAACCCATTCTTCCACCCGGTTACGACTTCTACTGAAAGCAGCAGCAAGCAGTCTGGACAAGAGGAGCAACATGCCGTGCAAGAGGCTACTTATGCTTGTAACTTTTCGCGTGTTTATGGTCTACGTGTCAAGTTTCTCTGACCTTTGGTTGACATCAGACTGTGGCTGGATTTTTGCACAACACTTCTGTAACCGACTCGGCTCTGCATACCTTTCGCTCAAGCAGGTGCTGGATGAAAATGATCCTGCTCATGCAAGTGTCTTGAATGATATCAAAAGGAGATTCAGGGAGGAGACCTTCACAAGAGAGAGTATCATGAACGTCATTAGCACCTACGGAGAGTTGGTGAGTCACCGCAGGCATCCTTCTTTCACTTGCTTCCACCGTTTATGCTCAATCCTGTTTGTTATTCATAGATCCGCCTTCTCTATGTCAACTTCGCCATGACTCATTACCCTGCTGCGGAAAATGCAAACCTGGTGCCAACGCTCTCTTACCAGCGTTTGCGAACTGTGCAACCAATGAATGATGACGAGCTGTACGATCGTATTAGACGGACCGTTCCGAACAAGCATGATCTCCAAGTCCTGGAGAGTTTTTTAGTTTTCAACCGGTAAGCTTTTTTTGGCATCACTTGTACTTGTCAGTGACACAAACTAATATTTCTCACAGCCACGTCCTCAAGACCAACTTCTACCAACCAACGAAGGTCGCGCTGTCCTTCAGGCTAACATCGGACTTCCTTCCCGAGGTCGAATATCCTGTCAAACCTTTCGGGATGTTTTTCGTTATCGGTCAGTCCCTCAGTTGAAATGTTTATGTTCAATATTCAACCTTGTTCAGGCAGCGAGTTCCGCGGTTTCCACATCCGATTCCGAGACGTTGCTCGTGGTGGTATTCGTCTTGTCATGTCCAGAAACCGGGAGACATACTCCATCAACCAGAGGATGTTGTTCGATGAGAACTACAACCTAGCtcgaacacagaatttgaagaaCAAGGATATTCCCGAAGGTGGTGCAAAGGGTACCATTTTGCCATCGTAAGTACAAGGCGCGCCCTACGTTAAAGTCCTAATGTTTGCCTTGTAGGATCGGAGCGCCCCCTCGTCGCTGCTTCGAGAAATACGTGGATTCGATAATTGATTTGTTAATTCCGGGCCAGTCGCCAGGGATTAAGGAGACCCTTGTTGATCTCTACGGAAAGCCCGAGTTGTTATTCTTCGGACCTGACGAGGGTACTGCTGATATGATGGACTGGGCTGCACGTAAGTCTTTGGTCGTTTATCGTTTGGAATTTGAACTGTCGTGACTGAAGACAATTTTCAGTACATGCGCGAGACCGTGGTGCCGAAACCTGGTGGAAGTCGTTCACAACTGGAAAGAGTGCGGAGTTACTGGGTGGTGTACCACACGATACTTATGGAATGACGTCGCTGTCGATCAGGCAGTACGTTCTGGGTATCTATAAGCAGCTAGGTTTGAGAGAGAAGGATGTTACGAAGGTGCAGACCGGTGGACCTGATGGTGATTTGGGGTCGAGTAAGTATCCACTTACTGAAGGCTGTCGTCGATGGGGAACTGAAATTTTCTCTCTTCGTTGCAGACGAAATTCTTCTTTCATCGGATAAAACTATCGCTATTATCGACGGATCTGGTGTCCTCGCTGATCCTCAAGGGCTCAACCGCGAGGAACTCATTCGTCTCGCCAAGTTGCGTGTACCAGTTGCCAACTTTGATTTGAGCAAGTTGAGCAAGGATGGGTATCTTGTGAAGGTTGAGGATCGGGACCTCAAGTTGCCTTCGGGTGAAGTCGTACTTGACGGAACAGATTTCAGAAACGGAGCGCATCTTCGATACAAGGCGGATCTCTTTGTACCATGTGGTGGAAGGTGAGTTGAAGTGACAATTTCGCAAGTCTTGTTTCTGAGTCGGACGTGTTCTCCTTTTGAAATAGACCGGAGGCCATTAACATCTCGAATATGCATGCTCTCTTCGATTCAGAAGGCAAACCTCACTACAAGTACATTGTCGAAGGTGCCAACTTGTTCATTGCGCAGCAAGCTCGTCTATTCCTCGAAAAGAAGAAGGTTATCCTGTTCAAGGACTCGAGTACTAACAAGGGtaagtttttttcttttattCCCATTTATCCCGTATTCCTCACCAAGAGTTTCTTATTCCAAGGTGGTGTTACTTCTTCCTCCCTCGAAGTGCTTGCAGGCTTGGCCCTTTCCACCTCGGAATACACCGATCTCATGATCTTCAAAAACGGCAAACCGTCTGAATTCTATAAATCCTATGTCAAGGACATCCAACAAACGATCACCGAGAACGCAGCAGCAGAGTTTTCGTGTATCTGGCGTGAACATACGAGGTGCCAAGGAAGCAAGACTAGGACTGCGATCTCGGACGAGTTGAGTCAGACGTTGAATGCGTTGCAGGCAGAGTTGGAGGCAAGTGATTTGTATGATGATAAAGCGAGTAGAGATGGGGTTATGAGGAGGGCTATTCCTAGGGTTTTGGTTGATAAGATTGGGCTTGATGTGTTGTTGAGGAGGTTGCCGGAGACGTATCAGAGAGCTTTGTTTTCGGTTTGGGTTGCAAGTCGTTATGTGAGTGGTTGTTTTTCCCTTCCGTGTTGATGAATTTACTAATGTGCCCCCCACCCCCGTTTTTTTTTAGATCTACAAGTATGGTGTGACTGCATCGAGCGTCGACTTTTTCCATTTTGCTAGAGATCTTTCAAAGTAGACTTTTTGTGTCGATTTTTTTCTTCGTTCGTAATTGCTTTCGCCccgttttttctttcttcttttggtATAGAATTTGTTGGGAGGGTTGTTGGGCGTCGACACACATGGGAACCCCTAAAACGTAAATTGTGGGCAGAGATGTGGGGGGAAAAGCAAAAGGTTAAAGTAAATTATATTTCTGTAAAAAAGCTTCTTTGTAGTTGGGCTCTGTGGGCTCCGTAAAGAAGGATTTAATTGAAAGTCTTCTCTCTTGACTCATGGGTCAGATTTGTAACTTGAGGATGAACACGACGCGGGAGAAACACAGAATGAGTTCCTTAAGTGTAAGAAGCTCGTAACATTGAATATTGACCACCAGGACGATTGGAGTGAAGTACTCTATGTCGTTGGGAGCAAGTGTGGAGAACGAACGATGATCTTTATCGGGAAATCCTTCAGGTGGGAAATTCCGCCACCCCGGAACTCGACGGTAGGTTCGATCGGATTCCCTTGCGGATCTCTTTTCTTGTCGATATTGAAAACGGCCAAGATGTTAGCTGCGTTCTGGAAGAGAGAGCGCTCGGCCAAGTGAGACCCTGTATGCCAGGAAAGCACGTTCCGTCCAGTCAGGTCAGTAATTCCCAATACCTTCTAGTACTCACCCGGACACGAACGGCGACCAAATCCGAACACGAAATCAAAAGGATTTGGTTGAGGATTCTCGCCGAGATGACGATCTGGCTCAAAGACGTCGGGATTGGGATAGGTCTCTGGATCGTGTGTTATCGCCCTGTTCATGTAAATTTACCAACGGTTGGTACAAGGACTGTTAACATAAGGAATGTCCGCACCAAATATTAGCTATGACTGAGCTTCCTGCAGGTATTAGATATCCATCATAGATATCATCTCGGTCGACGCTGTGAGGTAAACCTGCCCCACGtaaccattagaatttgagttataaaaccACTCGCAGGTGATGTGGTTGCATAATTGTTCTAGGACAGCTCACCTAAAGGTACCACAGGCGACCAACGCAAAGTTTCTTTGATGACGGCTGTCAAGTATGGCATTTTGCCCTCGTCATCTGGCCGGGGCAAACGATCCCCTCCAGTTGCTGCGTCAACTTCGCTTTGTGCCCGTTGTTGAATCTCAAGATGTGTTTCCATGAGGTAGAAAAAGGAAGTCAAGGCTGCAACAGTCTACAAAAACGGGGTTGAGAGTGAGAGACATCTAAGATCGAGAAATTGTAACGCACGGTGTCTGCGCCTCCAATGTACAATGCCGCGCATACTCTCATCAGCATCCTTTCTTCGTCCTGAGAAGTGGTAGCACCGTCCTCCTTTTGGAAGAATCGAGCGAAGAAGGAGTCTACGAAATTACCCGATTCCTAGCTCTATCTCAGAAGAGGATCTCCCCAAGATAGAGGAGATTCACATACGACTTGTTTCTTTGCCCAATCGTAAGGAATGCGGTCGGTCATGTTATCTCTGATCATCTTCTCGGCTTTCCTGAAACCAGTAAAGGGGAACCATGAGGGCAGGTATTTCACTTGAAAAAACAACATTACTTCAAGAACAAACAGGAAAGTGCCAGTGTGGATCTCACgggttgggaagaattcaaTCATTAACGGTAGAGACATCGTCTCTTCCAAGATTTCGAAGTGCCTTTCAACGAGTTTGAGGTAGTAGTCATCCACACTTGAAACTGTATAGCCGTATGCCACTTTCATGATCAGAGCACCGGCATTCCTTGAAAGACGCGTTCAGGTATGGAAAGTGTTTCCCAGAAATTAGTGTGTACGTTCATACCTTCGTATGTGGGCTATAAATTTATCAGGATCCTCCGCAAGACTCCTAAGCATGGTATTTGTCTCTTGGATCTGTAGAGGTTGGTATTCGCGAACCGCACGAGGACCAAGACCGGAATGCATCATCCGACGGTGTGCTTTGAAATGGGGATCATCGGCTCGAACCCTGAAAACATCGTTGCTGAAATCCAGAACCTCATCCAAAAAGACCGATTTGGGCCTGTGAGAGTAGATGTTCGATTGGCCGTCGAGCAGATCAAGCGTAGCTTTTTTGCTGTTGAGTATGATCATGTGCTTGTTGATAAGCTTAAGATGGATGATGTCGCCTATTTTTGCAAGGTAAGCAAGACGATGCACTTCGCCGACGGAGTCTTTTGCTGACGACtctcaccgtacaattcccGCCAGGCCGCAAATTGGAACCAAGGCTGGCGAGCCGGTATTTGTTTCACATTCCCTAAAAACCATTGTCCAGGTGGAGTAGGAGGAAAGAGGGCCTGGTTCCGACGGTTGGCAACATATATGAACGCCAGAGTAGAGCTTGCCAGGACGATGAAAACGAGGGTTGAATCCATTTTGATATAATCTCTGGGCTCGGAACTGAACGAAGAGGGCGATATTTGAGTCGTAGTAGAGGGGACAAGTGGCGAACGTACTGCCGCACCGCTGATTTATATAGTTTGCGATTCAGTCGGCCGTGATATCTGAGCGCTGAAGGTTTTGACAGGGGTATTGATGGATGAGAGGGCCTCTCGCTACTTACTCACTAGTGAGTATCGGCGTGTCCAAGCGGATT
This genomic window from Marasmius oreades isolate 03SP1 chromosome 8, whole genome shotgun sequence contains:
- a CDS encoding uncharacterized protein (BUSCO:EOG09260E8K), whose product is MSSPDTLSVPSRPPQDRSESAQNALLHKVSNQPGYTTPVFKGKESQRAAVQKLIASKGFVPQELVPNEVNWFYSHLGIDDTYFANENENVICDHIIALFGAKILAYTKHDPTQLVIDLEKIEEGKGATFIYTSPPGLTVTEGPGATCEPRIDQLFLDNSTPENAYRLETFRSTGSVSATASQQLRCYFITKCVFPENRKGTQDPQGRGTDIRSVSDKVFLDKATENTLDIYQKVLWSVETRYGPVIDVFEVEGTRERRLVIGYKMGGTSRFFSALSNLYHYYSLYTSRKYVEQFSNGVTIISLYLNPMPTGNGAPPIEHSIFQVMKEASLLYCLPDNPFFHPVTTSTESSSKQSGQEEQHAVQEATYAYCGWIFAQHFCNRLGSAYLSLKQVLDENDPAHASVLNDIKRRFREETFTRESIMNVISTYGELIRLLYVNFAMTHYPAAENANLVPTLSYQRLRTVQPMNDDELYDRIRRTVPNKHDLQVLESFLVFNRHVLKTNFYQPTKVALSFRLTSDFLPEVEYPVKPFGMFFVIGSEFRGFHIRFRDVARGGIRLVMSRNRETYSINQRMLFDENYNLARTQNLKNKDIPEGGAKGTILPSIGAPPRRCFEKYVDSIIDLLIPGQSPGIKETLVDLYGKPELLFFGPDEGTADMMDWAALHARDRGAETWWKSFTTGKSAELLGGVPHDTYGMTSLSIRQYVLGIYKQLGLREKDVTKVQTGGPDGDLGSNEILLSSDKTIAIIDGSGVLADPQGLNREELIRLAKLRVPVANFDLSKLSKDGYLVKVEDRDLKLPSGEVVLDGTDFRNGAHLRYKADLFVPCGGRPEAINISNMHALFDSEGKPHYKYIVEGANLFIAQQARLFLEKKKVILFKDSSTNKGGVTSSSLEVLAGLALSTSEYTDLMIFKNGKPSEFYKSYVKDIQQTITENAAAEFSCIWREHTRCQGSKTRTAISDELSQTLNALQAELEASDLYDDKASRDGVMRRAIPRVLVDKIGLDVLLRRLPETYQRALFSVWVASRYIYKYGVTASSVDFFHFARDLSK